Proteins from one Palaemon carinicauda isolate YSFRI2023 chromosome 26, ASM3689809v2, whole genome shotgun sequence genomic window:
- the LOC137619471 gene encoding uncharacterized protein isoform X1 has protein sequence MPFDLEKFLGAPREHLNTLQEVKKDQLRQIAVRARISVGHAVVKAELLGKILDFLINSGNITEEEALPLRPLTLERGAARTVTVTEDPEIVKLKLQLELQQLTLEAEQKRLEAANAAVETEQRRLEIERKEKVLLEKELSAIRIEERLAEKQLPDAFDLSKARKLLPVFDEKDPDVFFITFENTATSLNWPRDKYVLLIRNSFKGKAAYVAAQLVQERDYEIFKTAILDAYSVTAEGYRQVFRQTLKNQAQTYLEFFTLKLKQFNKWIDKEQITTLEQLKNLIVLEEFLRRIPANVAMFIREKQEKDGKRAALLADDYHLIHKLKPHSSSPSSSPQVCTFCKKEGHHIKDCPSPKCKASHGKASPNAFSQGPKSGNTANKTTLHCAQPLSDFTAFTYPGKVNDIPVKILRDTGSSQTIISSKLKDLAKPTDQYVTVSDLTCQKVLPIVQISLDCPYFKGSTNVALLDSDLPCKNIDMILGNDLAQSNGTPSLIITQPEVVIEKACKELSPVVELPCQVVTRSTTSTSSDTEHTAYHPQTNGALERVHQTIKNLLRKYICETGRDWDEDLDLLMYVLRSTPNESTGISPFEMMFGRRPRTNLSMVKENILRGTYKDQQVSIPQYLQSLKVKFDHVYEFANLNLTNSQIRMKNHYDKKAKIRTFKVGDDVLVYRPVPGAPLREKFMGPYKITKRVSKTTYAIETPDKRKPSQLVHINLIKPYQSAKISPQAVHLISRETDHSTHNSRITTPIETSPTPKNIVPEAVDNDKLLAPPEPDEEETLAHNHILSWKDASNSQILSLLSQYLGHLPKVEREELEAVLKSYPAICSDTPGCCTLVQHDIVLEPNANPVRQPFYRVSHRLLPALKAEVEYLLKLDLAAPSKSPWASPCILVKKPNNSYRMCTDYRRVNSVTVKDAYPLPRIADIID, from the exons atgccttttgatcttgagaaatttttaggtgcacccagggagcacctaaatacactacaggaagttaaaaaggaccagcttcgccaaatagctgtaagggctagaatatctgtaggtcatgctgtggtgaaagctgaactattgggaaagatattagatttcctgataaatagtggtaacataactgaagaagaggctcttcccttaaggcctttaacacttgaacgaggtgctgctcgtactgttactgtaactgaagacccagagatagtgaaattgaaactccaacttgaactgcagcagttaacactagaagctgaacaaaaaaggcttgaagctgcaaatgccgcagtagaaactgagcaaagaagacttgaaatagaacgtaaagaaaaagttctgttggaaaaggaactatcagccataagaatagaagaaaggttggcagaaaaacagctacccgatgcttttgaccttagtaaagcacgcaaactcctgcctgtcttcgatgaaaaagatcctgatgtttttttcattacttttgaaaacactgcaacgtctctcaactggcctagagacaaatatgttctcttaatcagaaactccttcaaaggaaaagctgcatatgtggcagcacaacttgtccaagaaagggattatgaaatctttaaaactgccatattagatgcttatagtgttacagcagaagggtatagacaagtcttcagacaaactttgaagaaccaagctcaaacctatctagagtttttcacattgaagttgaagcagtttaataaatggatagataaggaacaaataactactttagaacaattaaagaatttaatagttttagaagaattcctgaggcgtattccagctaatgtggcaatgtttattagagaaaaacaagaaaaagatggcaaaagggctgccctattagctgatgattaccatctcattcataaacttaaaccacattcgtcctcaccttcatcttccccacaagtttgtactttttgtaagaaagaaggtcatcatattaaagatTGTCCTAGTCCtaaatgcaaagcatctcatggtaaggcttctcctaatgctttttcacaaggacccaaatcagggaatactgcaaataaaacgactcttcactgtgctcaacctctatcagactttacagcatttacatatcctggtaaagtaaatgatattcccgtgaaaattttgagagatacagggtcatctcaaactatcattagctcaaagttaaaagatttagctaaaccaacagatcagtatgtaactgtgtcagatttgacttgtcaaaaggttttacctattgtacagatttctcttgattgtccttattttaaaggttcaactaatgtcgccttgttggattctgacctgccttgcaagaacatagacatgatacttggtaatgacttggctcaatctaacggtactcctagtcttatcattacgcagcctgaagtagtgatcgaaaaagcttgcaaagagctttctccggtggtagagcttccctgccaagtagtcaccaggtctacaacctcaacttctagcgacactgaacacacag cttatcaccctcagactaatggagccctcgaacgagtacaccagaccattaaaaacctcctgcgcaagtacatttgtgaaactggacgagactgggatgaagacctggatctgcttatgtatgtacttaggagtacacctaatgaatcgactggaatttctcccttcgagatgatgtttggccgcagacctaggacaaaccttagtatggtaaaagaaaacatcctaagaggtacttacaaagaccagcaagtaagtattccgcaatacctccaaagtcttaaggttaaatttgaccatgtttatgaatttgccaatctgaatttaactaacagtcagattcgaatgaaaaaccattacgataaaaaggccaaaattagaacttttaaagtaggagatgatgtacttgtatatcgaccagttccaggagctccattgagagaaaaatttatgggtccgtataaaatcactaaaagggtctctaaaacaacttatgcaattgaaactccagataaaaggaagcctagccagttagtgcacattaatcttataaaaccataccaatctgcaaagatttctccacaggcagttcacctgataagtagagagactgatcactccactcacaactcgaggataactactcccatcgagacttctcctacccctAAAAAcatagtacccgaggcagttgataatgataaacttttagctcctcctgagccagacgaagaagaaactttggctcataatcatattttgtcatggaaagatgctagtaattcacagattctttctttgctttcacagtatcttggtcatcttcctaaggtggaaagggaagaattagaggctgttctgaagtcttatcctgcaatatgttcagacactcctggttgctgtaccttggtgcaacatgatattgtgctagaaccaaacgccaatcccgttcgtcaacctttttatcgggtgtcccatcgtttattaccagccttgaaggctgaggttgagtatttactaaaactagatttggctgcaccaagtaagtctccctgggcatcgccttgtattttagttaaaaagcctaacaattcctatcgtatgtgtacggattatagaagagttaattctgtaacggtcaaggatgcttatccattaccgagaattgcggatattattgactga